The proteins below are encoded in one region of Geomonas ferrireducens:
- the prsK gene encoding XrtA/PEP-CTERM system histidine kinase PrsK, whose protein sequence is MALSLIAVLLLLVTVLRIVQLEKRSAVRSFLALPVLALAVLELTDLLALESFWPARDWKRTGLFVEALLPPLWLLLSLTYARELPERGLAVRTRVLLACGCLLLLVPAFLPVASFYYAPDFPVEPLLFLADAGFYFYIAILALLVMALINFESTLAHASSEALWRVKLDIVALFAMLSVLVFYYSNALLYRSINMELVPLRSFVFIVASIMMLYARTHWRGSARVKVSQAVLLKSVVISVIAVYLILLGLLGEGMRYFGPLFPRVLTLALCFAGGILLLLLLLSERANREFKVFLHKHFYQSKYDYRSQWLGLTQRLATFDSADELVHRVLQAYCEIFGVRGAALYQHQKGVGWYCVGGLLELEPMTETIEDDSPILASLREKQWVFSSSDANPELTEADRAMLARYGISFVIPLSEGEALSGFIVLGAQVVPDEQYRYEDFDLMKTIARQVSVAMQHQRLSEQLTQAKAMEAVGSLATFVAHDLKNLAATISLVLQNAGEHIDNPEFQKDMLNSLGNTTRKMQGLIGRLRNLGESELLQRRPVEILSLARRCAEMVQGRTIDVTGSCQMVLGDAEELQKVLLNLFLNAVEASAPETPITAEVGCNASPFIRVTDRGCGMSPRFIRNDLFVPFRTSKRTGLGIGLYQSRQIVAAHGGRIEVASVEGEGTVFTVHLPVAQAEPARGCSAAA, encoded by the coding sequence ATGGCGCTTTCGCTGATCGCGGTTTTGTTGCTGCTTGTTACCGTACTGCGCATCGTGCAGTTGGAGAAGCGAAGCGCCGTCCGCAGTTTCCTGGCTTTACCCGTCCTCGCCCTGGCGGTCCTTGAGCTTACCGACCTGCTTGCCCTCGAATCGTTTTGGCCCGCGAGGGACTGGAAAAGGACGGGGCTATTCGTGGAGGCGCTCCTGCCTCCCTTGTGGCTCCTTCTGAGTCTAACTTATGCGCGCGAGCTCCCGGAGCGGGGGCTCGCCGTCCGGACGCGGGTCCTCCTCGCCTGTGGCTGTCTGCTTCTGTTGGTGCCCGCTTTTCTCCCCGTCGCCTCCTTTTACTACGCCCCTGATTTCCCGGTGGAGCCGCTGCTTTTTCTGGCCGACGCGGGTTTCTACTTCTACATCGCCATCCTTGCGCTGCTCGTGATGGCGCTCATCAACTTCGAGTCCACCCTGGCGCACGCCTCGTCCGAGGCCCTGTGGCGCGTGAAGCTCGACATCGTTGCGCTCTTCGCGATGCTGTCCGTGCTCGTGTTCTACTACTCGAACGCGCTCTTGTACCGCTCCATCAACATGGAGCTCGTCCCGCTGCGCTCTTTTGTTTTTATCGTCGCCTCCATCATGATGCTCTACGCCCGTACCCACTGGCGCGGCAGCGCCCGGGTGAAGGTTTCCCAGGCGGTATTGCTGAAATCGGTCGTCATCTCGGTGATCGCGGTCTATCTCATCCTGCTGGGGCTTCTGGGGGAGGGAATGAGGTACTTCGGGCCGCTGTTCCCCCGGGTGCTCACCCTGGCCCTTTGCTTTGCAGGCGGCATCCTTTTGCTGCTGCTCCTTCTCTCCGAGCGCGCCAACCGCGAGTTCAAGGTCTTCCTGCACAAACATTTCTACCAGAGCAAGTACGACTACCGCTCGCAGTGGCTGGGGCTTACCCAGAGGCTCGCCACCTTCGACAGCGCCGACGAGCTGGTGCATCGGGTGCTCCAGGCCTACTGCGAGATCTTCGGCGTGCGCGGCGCGGCCCTGTACCAGCACCAGAAGGGGGTCGGGTGGTACTGTGTCGGCGGCCTTCTTGAGTTGGAGCCGATGACCGAGACCATCGAGGACGACAGCCCCATCCTCGCCTCGCTGCGCGAGAAACAGTGGGTTTTCAGCTCCTCCGATGCGAACCCCGAACTGACGGAGGCCGACCGCGCCATGCTTGCTCGCTACGGCATCTCCTTCGTGATCCCCCTTTCAGAAGGGGAGGCCCTTTCAGGCTTCATCGTGCTGGGTGCGCAGGTCGTCCCGGACGAGCAGTACCGCTACGAGGATTTCGACCTGATGAAGACCATCGCGCGTCAGGTCTCGGTCGCCATGCAGCACCAGCGTCTTTCCGAGCAGCTAACCCAGGCGAAGGCGATGGAGGCGGTCGGAAGCCTCGCAACCTTCGTGGCGCACGACCTTAAAAACCTCGCGGCCACCATTTCGCTAGTCCTGCAGAACGCGGGGGAGCACATAGACAACCCCGAATTCCAGAAGGACATGCTGAACAGCCTCGGCAACACCACCAGGAAAATGCAGGGCCTCATCGGCCGTCTGCGGAACCTCGGGGAAAGCGAGCTTTTGCAGAGGCGTCCCGTCGAGATCCTGTCCCTTGCCAGACGCTGCGCCGAGATGGTGCAGGGAAGGACGATAGATGTCACCGGGAGCTGCCAGATGGTCCTTGGCGATGCGGAGGAGTTGCAGAAGGTGCTTTTGAACCTCTTTTTGAACGCGGTGGAGGCCTCCGCGCCGGAGACCCCCATAACCGCCGAGGTAGGATGCAACGCCTCCCCCTTCATCAGGGTGACCGACCGCGGCTGCGGCATGTCGCCGCGCTTCATCAGAAATGATTTGTTCGTCCCATTCCGCACCTCGAAAAGGACCGGTTTGGGGATCGGGCTTTACCAGTCGCGGCAGATAGTCGCGGCGCACGGCGGCAGGATCGAGGTCGCAAGCGTCGAGGGGGAAGGGACGGTGTTCACCGTTCACCTCCCTGTCGCGCAGGCCGAACCGGCAAGAGGGTGCAGCGCCGCCGCATAG
- a CDS encoding nucleotide sugar dehydrogenase — protein sequence MTAERIISVVGLGYVGLPVAVAFGKCRTTIGFDINRNRIMELREGRDHTGEVEGADLAEADILFTDRVEDLKKADFHIVAVPTPIDQANQPDLTLMYRASETVGSALKKGDIVVYESTVYPGVTEEECLPILERVSGLRGGVDFKVGYSPERINPGDREHTFTKIKKVVSGQDAETLEVVAQVYGSVVTAGVFRASSIKVAEAAKVIENTQRDLNIALMNELALIFDRMGIDTGDVLAAAGSKWNFLNFRPGLVGGHCIGVDPYYLTHKAEKNGYIPQVILAGRRINDGMGKFVAQRAVKEIIRAGHQVLGSCVTVLGLTFKENCPDLRNSKVIDIVKEFEDYGVEVQVCDPMADPEEAHHEYGVRIMPMSKLKPAVAVVVAVAHREYQEMGPADFARLMGRNPVLIDVKGLFDRGLMNGAGIRVWKL from the coding sequence TTGACGGCAGAACGTATTATTTCGGTGGTGGGGTTGGGCTACGTCGGCCTGCCCGTCGCAGTGGCTTTCGGAAAGTGCCGTACCACCATAGGTTTCGATATAAACCGCAACAGGATCATGGAACTGCGCGAGGGACGCGATCACACCGGCGAGGTGGAGGGCGCGGACCTGGCCGAAGCCGACATACTCTTCACCGACCGCGTCGAAGACCTGAAAAAGGCGGACTTCCACATCGTCGCGGTCCCCACCCCCATCGACCAGGCCAACCAGCCTGACCTCACCCTCATGTATCGCGCCAGTGAAACGGTAGGTAGTGCCCTCAAAAAGGGTGACATCGTGGTCTACGAGTCGACGGTGTACCCCGGCGTAACTGAGGAGGAGTGCCTCCCGATCCTCGAGCGGGTCTCAGGGCTCAGGGGAGGGGTGGACTTCAAGGTCGGCTACAGCCCGGAGCGGATCAACCCGGGGGACCGGGAACACACCTTCACCAAGATCAAGAAGGTTGTCTCCGGGCAGGACGCCGAGACCCTGGAGGTGGTGGCGCAGGTGTACGGCTCCGTGGTGACTGCCGGCGTCTTTCGCGCCTCCTCGATCAAGGTGGCCGAGGCGGCGAAGGTGATCGAGAACACGCAGCGCGACCTGAACATCGCCCTCATGAACGAGCTTGCCCTCATCTTCGACCGGATGGGGATCGACACGGGGGATGTGCTTGCCGCCGCCGGGAGCAAGTGGAACTTCCTGAACTTCCGCCCCGGTCTCGTCGGGGGGCACTGCATCGGGGTGGACCCCTACTACCTGACCCACAAGGCGGAGAAGAACGGCTACATCCCGCAGGTCATCCTCGCCGGGCGGCGCATCAACGACGGCATGGGGAAATTCGTGGCGCAGCGCGCGGTGAAGGAAATCATCAGGGCGGGGCACCAAGTGCTGGGCTCCTGCGTCACCGTGCTCGGCCTCACCTTCAAGGAGAACTGCCCGGATCTCAGGAACTCCAAGGTTATCGATATCGTGAAGGAGTTTGAAGACTACGGCGTAGAGGTCCAGGTGTGCGACCCGATGGCGGACCCCGAAGAGGCGCATCACGAATACGGCGTCAGGATCATGCCGATGTCGAAGCTAAAGCCTGCGGTAGCTGTGGTGGTCGCTGTGGCCCACCGCGAGTACCAGGAAATGGGCCCCGCCGATTTCGCGCGGCTCATGGGGAGAAACCCGGTGCTCATCGACGTGAAGGGGCTCTTCGACAGGGGGCTTATGAACGGGGCCGGGATACGGGTCTGGAAGCTGTAA
- the prsR gene encoding PEP-CTERM-box response regulator transcription factor: MKKLLIVDDNEDIRQQLKWGLNQEYQVLLAGDAHEALSLFRNEHPAVVILDLGLPPYPDSSVEGFRCLDEMLGLNPVTKVIMLTGNNERENALKAMRMGAFDFYAKPPVLTELKVMIGRAFHIATLEEQNSSITSNAEPEDQWGMVGRCAEMQAVYTTIRKVAPSNAPILITGESGTGKELVAAAIHEASQRRKGPLVAINCGAIPENLLESELFGHEKGAFTGAHTAVRGKLQFAHKGTLFLDEIGELPVNLQVKLLRFLQEGLIQRVGGREEIPVDARTTCATNIDIQKAIEEGRFREDLYYRIGVVTIKLPPLRERGDDVLLLADNFLRLYCKENKKKVRLSPAAIAFLKRHDWPGNVRELKNRIQRAVIMCDGSSIGPLDLGCDFEPPPVPVPANDGLSLREARERMEREMILNAIERQSGNILKAAEELGVSRPTLYDLMKKLSIHQ, encoded by the coding sequence GTGAAAAAGCTTCTTATTGTCGACGACAACGAGGATATCAGGCAGCAGCTCAAGTGGGGGCTGAACCAGGAGTACCAGGTGCTGCTCGCCGGAGATGCGCACGAGGCGCTCTCCCTTTTCCGGAACGAACACCCGGCTGTCGTGATCCTCGACCTCGGGCTGCCGCCGTACCCGGACAGCTCGGTGGAGGGGTTTCGCTGCCTGGACGAGATGCTTGGGCTGAACCCGGTGACCAAGGTGATCATGCTCACGGGAAACAACGAGCGTGAGAACGCGCTGAAGGCGATGCGCATGGGGGCCTTCGACTTCTACGCGAAGCCCCCAGTGCTCACCGAACTCAAGGTGATGATCGGACGCGCCTTCCATATCGCCACCCTGGAGGAACAAAACAGCTCCATCACATCCAACGCCGAGCCGGAGGACCAGTGGGGGATGGTCGGGCGATGCGCCGAGATGCAGGCGGTCTACACCACCATCAGGAAGGTTGCCCCCTCAAACGCACCGATCCTCATCACCGGCGAGAGCGGCACCGGCAAGGAGCTGGTCGCCGCGGCCATCCACGAGGCGAGCCAGCGCCGCAAGGGGCCGCTCGTGGCGATCAACTGCGGCGCCATTCCCGAAAACCTCCTCGAGAGTGAGCTCTTCGGGCATGAGAAGGGGGCCTTCACCGGTGCCCACACCGCGGTGCGCGGTAAGCTGCAGTTCGCGCACAAGGGAACCCTGTTCCTCGACGAGATCGGAGAATTGCCGGTGAACCTGCAGGTGAAGCTACTGCGCTTTCTTCAGGAGGGGTTGATCCAGCGTGTCGGGGGGAGGGAGGAGATCCCGGTCGACGCCCGCACCACCTGCGCGACCAACATCGACATCCAGAAGGCGATCGAGGAGGGGCGCTTCCGCGAGGACCTCTACTACCGGATCGGGGTGGTCACCATCAAGCTTCCCCCCTTGAGGGAGCGCGGTGACGACGTGCTGCTGCTTGCCGACAACTTCCTGCGTCTTTACTGCAAGGAGAACAAGAAGAAGGTGCGCCTCTCTCCGGCCGCGATAGCCTTTTTGAAGCGGCACGATTGGCCGGGCAACGTGCGCGAGCTGAAGAACCGGATCCAGCGTGCCGTCATCATGTGTGACGGTTCCAGCATCGGCCCTCTCGATCTTGGCTGCGACTTCGAGCCGCCCCCGGTGCCGGTTCCCGCGAACGACGGGCTTTCGCTTCGCGAGGCGCGCGAGAGGATGGAGCGCGAGATGATCCTGAACGCCATCGAGCGCCAGTCCGGGAACATCCTGAAGGCTGCCGAAGAGCTGGGCGTTAGCCGCCCGACCCTCTACGACCTGATGAAGAAACTCTCCATCCATCAATGA
- a CDS encoding methyl-accepting chemotaxis protein, with protein MGELKLKAKVLVGFAVAALLGMAGCLVAMRGSTGIGVGVSVAAFIATLALGIWLSRAVGARTQALEEERERLVEKNDWFRAIIDAVPFPVHVTDNDMKWTFMNKPFETLLVREGRIKDRDTAVGLACSNAAANICNNEGCGIKQLHKGVNESFFDWCGLECKQDTAYVINRKGERIGYVETVTDLTAMIRNRDYTHAEVERMAENLTRLALGNLDLDLQVADADQHTGVTRENFVKINASLSRVKDAVGAMIEDTEKLVNAALAGEFQTRSDASRHQGEFRAIVDGVNRTLDVVVDKNDWYEAIIDAVPFPIHVTDNDMNWTFLNKPFEALLVKEGRIRDRVTALGLACSNAAANICSTEGCGIKQLQRGVGESYFDWCGSGCKQDTSYLLNRKGEKIGYVEVVQDLTAIIRNRDYTKVEIERMASNLRLLSEGDLDLDFAIVQPDQHTKETHSDFARINDSLKSVKQAMDGVIGITKEIADGNLTVEVTPRSEKDELLKDLAAMVRKLSDVVLDVKQAADNVSLGSKELAENAENTSQGATEQAASAEQASSSMEEMSANIRQTADNAMQTERIAVKSAADAQEGGKAVAETLAAMKEIAGKISIVEEIARQTNMLALNAAIEAARAGEHGKGFAVVAAEVRKLAERSQKAAGEISTLSTSSVEIAEKAEALLGEILPNIQRTAELVQEISAASKEQDGGAQQINQAIQVLDQVIQKNATVAEEMSSTAEELSSQAAQLQETISFFHVDSAEAPAGRREVGTRAREAASLTYSGTSAKKDTRARARQAAVDKGVAINLDHGDFERF; from the coding sequence ATGGGTGAACTGAAACTGAAGGCAAAGGTATTGGTCGGATTCGCCGTCGCAGCTTTGCTCGGCATGGCTGGTTGTCTCGTCGCGATGCGGGGCTCGACAGGGATCGGAGTGGGTGTCTCAGTGGCGGCCTTTATAGCCACCCTCGCGCTAGGCATCTGGCTCTCCCGTGCCGTCGGCGCGAGGACGCAGGCGTTGGAAGAGGAACGCGAACGGCTCGTTGAGAAAAACGACTGGTTCCGCGCCATCATCGACGCGGTGCCGTTTCCGGTGCACGTAACCGATAACGACATGAAATGGACCTTCATGAACAAGCCGTTCGAGACGCTCCTGGTCCGCGAGGGGCGCATCAAGGACCGTGACACCGCCGTGGGACTTGCCTGTAGCAACGCCGCGGCCAACATCTGCAACAACGAGGGATGCGGCATAAAGCAACTGCACAAAGGGGTGAACGAGAGCTTCTTCGACTGGTGCGGGTTGGAATGCAAGCAGGACACTGCCTACGTGATAAACCGCAAGGGGGAGCGAATCGGATACGTAGAGACGGTGACCGACCTCACCGCCATGATCAGAAACCGCGACTATACCCATGCGGAGGTGGAGCGCATGGCTGAGAACCTGACCAGGCTGGCGCTGGGGAATCTCGACCTCGACCTGCAGGTGGCGGATGCGGACCAGCATACCGGCGTAACCCGCGAGAACTTCGTCAAGATCAACGCGAGCCTCTCCAGGGTGAAGGACGCCGTCGGCGCCATGATCGAGGACACGGAAAAGCTGGTCAACGCGGCGCTGGCCGGTGAGTTCCAGACCCGCTCCGACGCTTCCAGGCACCAGGGTGAGTTTCGCGCCATCGTGGACGGGGTGAACCGGACGCTCGACGTGGTGGTCGATAAGAACGATTGGTACGAGGCGATCATCGATGCGGTCCCCTTCCCCATCCACGTCACCGACAACGACATGAACTGGACCTTCCTGAACAAACCCTTCGAGGCGCTCCTGGTCAAGGAGGGGCGCATCAGAGACCGGGTCACCGCGCTCGGGCTAGCCTGCAGCAACGCCGCGGCCAACATCTGCAGCACAGAGGGGTGCGGCATCAAGCAGCTGCAAAGGGGAGTAGGCGAGAGCTACTTCGACTGGTGCGGCTCGGGTTGCAAACAGGACACCTCGTACCTGCTGAACCGCAAGGGGGAGAAGATCGGTTACGTCGAGGTGGTCCAGGACCTGACGGCGATCATAAGGAACCGCGACTACACCAAGGTAGAGATCGAACGGATGGCCTCCAACCTCAGGCTCCTCTCGGAGGGGGACCTTGACCTCGATTTCGCCATCGTGCAGCCGGACCAGCACACGAAGGAGACGCACTCCGATTTCGCCAGGATCAACGACAGCCTAAAAAGCGTTAAACAGGCCATGGACGGCGTCATCGGCATCACCAAGGAGATCGCCGACGGGAACCTGACCGTGGAAGTGACGCCGCGCTCGGAGAAGGATGAGTTGCTCAAGGACCTAGCGGCGATGGTGCGCAAGCTCTCCGACGTGGTACTGGACGTGAAACAGGCGGCGGACAATGTGAGTCTCGGGAGCAAGGAACTCGCCGAAAACGCGGAGAACACCTCGCAGGGGGCAACGGAGCAGGCGGCCTCGGCCGAGCAGGCATCGAGCTCCATGGAAGAAATGAGCGCCAACATCAGGCAGACCGCCGACAACGCGATGCAAACCGAGAGAATCGCGGTGAAATCGGCCGCTGACGCGCAGGAGGGAGGGAAGGCCGTCGCAGAGACCTTAGCCGCCATGAAGGAGATCGCCGGGAAGATCTCCATCGTCGAGGAGATCGCACGCCAGACCAACATGCTCGCGCTGAACGCGGCCATCGAGGCGGCGCGTGCAGGTGAGCACGGCAAGGGGTTCGCGGTGGTGGCGGCCGAGGTGAGAAAGCTCGCCGAGCGCAGCCAGAAGGCTGCCGGCGAGATATCGACACTCTCCACCTCGAGCGTGGAGATCGCGGAGAAGGCGGAGGCCCTTCTGGGGGAAATACTGCCCAACATCCAGAGGACCGCGGAGCTGGTCCAGGAGATCAGCGCGGCAAGCAAGGAGCAGGACGGCGGTGCACAGCAGATCAACCAGGCGATTCAGGTGCTGGACCAGGTGATCCAGAAGAATGCCACGGTGGCGGAAGAGATGTCATCCACCGCCGAAGAGCTCTCCTCTCAGGCGGCCCAGCTGCAGGAAACCATCTCCTTCTTCCACGTGGACAGCGCCGAGGCCCCGGCCGGCCGGAGGGAGGTGGGGACGAGGGCGCGCGAAGCCGCCTCCCTCACATACTCCGGGACGAGCGCCAAGAAAGACACCAGGGCGCGCGCCAGACAGGCCGCGGTCGACAAAGGGGTAGCCATCAACCTCGACCACGGCGACTTCGAGCGCTTCTAA